TTATTACTGATTGCGATATACCACAGTCGACAGTTAGCGAGTGGCTAACAGTTCCTCGGCCGTGTCGACGCCGCTCCAGTAGGCTTCGTGTGCGCGACCCTCGCCGCTGAGCCAGTCGCCGGCGACGAACAGTCCCTCCTCGCGGAGTGGGTCGACGATCTCGCCGTCGAGTCCCGCGTTAGGGAGGGCATACCGCCAGCCCTGATCGTCGACCCACTCCGGTTCGTCGAGACGGTCGTCATCGAGGAGATCGGCAACCATTCCGGCCACCTCCTCGCTTGCCTTCGCAAGCGGCACGTCGTAGTTATTTGTCGACCAGTCGGGAGCCATCTGGGCGATGAGCAAACTCTGACCGTCAGGGACGTGGCCCGCCTTACAGGATTCCCGGGCGAGCCAGCCAATCGGATGGGCGCGGTCGGTGTTGACCAGCGCGTAGTAGGGACGGTCGATCTCGAAAGGGTACTGCAGAACGACCGTTCGGATCGTCCGAAACGGAACCGACCGGATTGCGTCGACGGCCTCGGTGAGCTGGTCGGTGGCAGAACCATCGGCAAAGCTGGTAGAGGCCAGCAGATCGGCGGTCTGTGGGGCCGGTGGCGTGAGGACGATGTTCTCGAAGGGTCCGTGATCGTCGCCATCGGTGTCGGTCAACGTCCAGCCAGCCGCGGTTTGGGCGAGGCTGTCGACGCGTGTCGTGTTGTGAACTGTGGCATCGGTCCGCGCTATGAGTCGTTTGGCGAACTGGGTGATCCCCTCAGTCCACGTCCACTTGTGGGCCTCTCGGCGGTCACCGGGGCTGATCTCGCCGTGTTTGTCGAACGTCCAAACTGGCTCTGTGATGTCGACTAGTCCCTCCTCGCCGAGTTCGTGGAGCAACTCGGTGGTCCGACCGTCGGGGTCCTTGATGTAGTTCGCGCCGTGGTCGTAGTGGCAGCCGTGTTTGCGACGGGTAGCCGCGCGGCCGCCGACACCCCGGCTCTTTTCGAGGATCGTTACCTCAATCGGCTGATTTCGGAGCCTATCGGCGACACCGACACCCGCCAGCCCTGCACCCACGACACAGAGCCTGTGAGTGGGTTGGTCTGCTTCCATACGGTCCCAAACGGCAGCCAGCGGCTAAAATCCCCGTTGCACACTGTTTTCCCGTCTGACTTCATTGGTACTGGTATGTACGATGCGGTGATATTCGATAACGATGGAGTGTTGGTCTCCCGGACGTCCTACGATGTGCTCCACGAGGCCACGTGGGCGGCGTTCGACGCGGCCGGTGTCTCCGATCCCGATCCCGACGACGTGAAGGCGATGGTGGTCGACGTGAGTTCGACTGAGGTCGAAGACGTCTGTGCACGCTATGGGGTCGATCCCGAGACGTTCTGGGCCCAACGTGACCAACTGTCCAGCGAGCGACAGCAGACCGAGGCCTGCGCCGGACGCAAAACCCCCTACGAGGATCTCAGTGCGCTCGACCGCCTGTCGATGCCAATGGGTGTCGTGAGTTCCAACCAACAGGCGACCGTCGACTTCCTGCTGAGCTACTTCGACCTTCGGCCCTACTTTTCGGTCGCACTCGGCCGCGAACCGACGCCCGAGGCACTCGACCGACAGAAACCTGACCCCTACTATCTCACGCAGGCGGTCGACGCCCTCGATGCCGACTCGGCACTGTTTGTTGGGGACAACGACTCGGATATCGCCGCCGCCAACAATGCCGGACTCGACTCGGCGTTCATCCGCAGACCCCACCGCCGGAGCCACGACCCCTCGCCAAGACCGACACATATCGTCGAAGATCTCCACGATATCGTCGACCTCTGTCGGTCCGCAACAGTCTGAGATCGCATCCTCAAAAACTGATATATTCTGTATAAAATCCACGCAGAGACGAATCTATATTTAAGAATGTCTGACAGATGTGGATATATGAGATGAGTATACTGCCGCTAGAGGCGATCTAACGTACATATAACACTAGTATATTTCATATCAGCTTCATATCATAGGTTAATATGATAATATTTGGTGAATGTGTCGAATAGTTTATACGTATACCACTCATTTGTAGTTTTGTATCATATAGAGACTCACAACCGACGAGCAGTACTGAAGACGGCAGGTAGCGTTGCGATTATCGGCAGTCTCGCTGGCTGTGCTGGCGGCGAGGGACAAGGCAACGAGACGAACGAGACAAACGACTCGGAGATGGACGACGGCAACGAGACGAATAGCTCCGATGAGGGGATGGACAATGGCAGCCAGATGGCCAACGTCCGTGTGGCCCATCTCGCACCGGACGCGCCGAACGTCGACGTCTACGTCGACGACGAGGCGGTGCTCGAAGACGTGTCGTTCAGCACCATCAGCGACTATCTCGAACTCGAAGCCGGCACCTATGACGTGCAGATCACCGAAGCCGGCACCGAGGAGGCCGTATACGACGAGTCCCTTGAAGTCGAGGCGGCCAACTACACGGTTGCGGCGGTCGGCGAGATCAGCGAGGAGAACCAGCCGTTCGCAGTCGAAGTGTACGAGGACGACCTGAGCGATCCGGGCGAGAGTGCCCGTCTCCGCGGCATTCACGCGGCTCCCGACGCGCCAGCGGTCGACATCGCCGACGAGGAGACCGGTGACCTGTTGTTCGAGGACCTCGCCTTCGGCGAGGACCAAACCGGCGACGCACCGCCGGGCGACTACACGCTCGAAATCTTCCCGACCGGCGAAGACGAGGATCCGGTGGCAACGTTCGATGCGAGCGTCGAGGCCGGAAGCGTCTATACGGCGTTCGTCGTCGGCTACCTCGAACCCGACGATGCACCAGCCGACGAGGAGCTCTCGGTCGAAGTCGTCGAGGACTCCGCTGGGATGGATCTGGGCAGCGAAGACGGAATGGGGGGCAACGAGACGGATAGCGAAAACGAAAGCAGCTAACGACGCTCTCGACACTGGCTCGCGGTCCTCACTCAATCGTGTAGGTTATTTTTGCTGTCGCGTGAACCGTTACATCGTCCGGCTGTAGCTCCGTCGACCGCCCGGAGCCACTCGCTTCGTCCATCGCAAACTCCTGGCGAACCGTCGACACGCCACCGTCGCCCGTGTCGACGTGCTGCACATCGACGACCGATCTGTCTACCTCTCCAGCGACGAACTCTGCCTCAGTTCGGCCAGCCTCAAGCGCTGTGTCGAGGGCCTCCTGCCGTAGCTCCGCCCGGCGCTCGGCGGAAAGTGTAAACTCGATCCATTCGATGGTGTCGGCTCCCGATTCGACGGCCGTATCGACCACATTCCCGGTCGACTCCACATCGTCAACTGCGATCCGGAACGCGTGGGTTCCGGCGTAGCGAGTCGACTCGCTGGCCGCTGGCTCAGTGTCGTCTACTGGCCTCGGCTCTCGGTCGACGTCTTCTCGGATGCTGAACCGGCCGGTCGTAATTTGGGCTTCATCGAGTCCGGACGTCACAAGTCCATCTGTGAGCTGTTGGGAGCGATCCGAGAGTTCGTCCCGGATAGCCGCGGGATCGTCGCCAGTGGCTTCGATACTGACGTGGACGACTGCTTGATCCGGCTCGGCGGTTACCTCGCCGGATTTGCGGACGGTTAGGGTCCGGCTACTATCACTCTCGTTCGTCTGGGCACTCCCAATACAGCCCGCGAGTGCTGCTGTTGCTACGGCTCCACTGCCAACGAGGAGTTGTCGTCGTTGCATATCTCCTGCTATGAGACCGGTTCCTATCAATACGTGTATGACTGAAAGAGTCGTTTGCGTGCGGCAGTCAGGCGTCTGCCGGCTCCGATTTGTTGATCCGTGTTGCCAGCGCCCAAAACAGCGGGAGAATCGTGAGGACGACCGCACCCCACGCCGCCAGTTGGAATGCTGTCGCCCCGGCGGCGATCTCCGTTCCGCGGGCCACCGGAATCGTGGTATGGTGTGGCTCGCCGACAATAGGGATGAAGTAGTCGACGGTCAGATCAATCGTATACCACCCCACCGCGAGGCCGACAGCCGCCACCGGAAAGTCGGTGATGCGGTGGAGGACGAACGCTTGGACGACCATCGCCAAATGGCTCACCAGCAGGAAGGCGTACATCGCGGGCGCGGTGAACTCCAAAAACGCGTCAGCAAAAATGACAAGCACCCATGGCGTCCAGAGGCCGAGTTTGATGTTGCCGAAGAAGGCGAGTGCAGTCAGATAGTCGTTGGATCGGTCGACCGCCCACAGGGCGAACGCACCAGCGATAAACAGCGTCGCCATCGGGCTGTCGGGGACGAAAATCCACATCTCTGGAGCCGTGCGGGAGAGCTGTGGAAAGTAGTACCAGAAGCCGAAGGCCGTCCCCGCGAGATTGATCGCGACGACGAGCCAGACGAGCCGGAGGCCGATGGTTTCGAGAACCGACGGCACCGGCGCAAGCCAACGTGGGAGACGGTCTCGTGAGGGCAGCTGTCGACCGCTCGGAATCCAACCCATACAGAGCTTTCAGCACGGCAGAAAATAAGTCACCGGGACCGAAGCGGCCTTAGCTGCCGGTTTTCTCGACGTGGTACCACGTCCCATCCCAGCTGACGGTGTACTCAAGGATGGATTTGATCGAGAGCAGCCCGAATACTGGATACACCAGTGGGGCACAGAGAGTGATCGGAACCACGGAGTCGATAGATCCGCTCCGGGAGTCGGCCAACCCAACGCCCATGGCGAGCACCGCGACCGCAACGATGGGAAGCAGATAGAACAGTTCGGCATCGGTTAGCACCAACAGGCTCCACTTCGAGAGAATCACGACGGTGAAGATACTCCCGCCGAGGCTCGTTACCATGCGTCCGAGTGAGAGCACGCGTCGGTGGAGTGGGCCATCGGTCAGCCTGCCACGGAGCGTCGCGTCCAGCACTTCGACCTGACCGATCCGCCAGCGTTTCCGCTGTCCCCAGAAGTCCGCCAACGTGTGGGGGGCCTCCATCACGTTCGTGTAGTTCCGCGCCTGTCGGACGTCGAGCCCATGACGAAAGCATTTGTGGGCGAACGCGAGGTCCTCGGTCAGCAGGTCGTCGAAGCCGCCAACCGTCTCGAAGGCTTCGCGGGAAAACAGCGTCGACGAACTGCGGCAGTTGTAGAAGCCGCTGGGTTCGACGATCTTGTAGCTCGCGTGGAACATGACGCGTTCACAGTAGGCGAGTGCCTCGACGAAGCCGGTCGGTTCGGGAATCCGCCGCCCCTGAAAGACGTCGTACCCCCCGTCGACGAGCGCGCCCATGCCGGCCGAGAGGAAATCTTCGTCGACGATTTCGTCGGCGTCGAACACCGCAAACGAGTCGGCAATCGAGGCTTCGACGGCGGTCTGGATCGCGCCGCTTTTCGAACCGGGATATCGGCTTTCGATGACCGACACCGCACCGCCGGCCAACTCATGGGCGACCGCCAGCGTTTCCTTATCGTCCGGCTCGCAGGCGATGACTATTTCGAGGTTCTCGTAGTTGGCCCGTTTGAGGCTCTCGACGCTTCGGTGGAGTACGGCCCCATCCCGGTACACCGGGATGATCGCCGTCAGTTGTGGACCGTCGTCTCGCGACGAGACGTTTGTCGCCGGTGTCCACACTTCACGGAGCAACAACCCACCGGAAAGCGCCACAAAGCCGATAAACACGATACTCGTCGCAACCGCATCCATCCACACGATTTCGAAGGAGAGCCATACCAGATTCAGCGAGAGGACCGTCTGTTGGAGTCCCTGATAGAGCCCGAGCAGCAGTAACGTCAGAAAGACGCCGGCAGACCCCGCAGTCTCGAACCCTTTGGTTAGGAGGCGCTTCATGGAGGTGTCTGTGTCGACTCAGTTACCAACTCATGAAAAATACATCGGCTGACGATGAATGTCTGAATTGTTCATTTTGTTCACATACTTCCTTATAAAAAGCGTCTTCGAGACAGTGGCCTCCGACTCAGTTCGAAAACCTGTATTCTGTCGACCGGACGTCAACTCATCTCTTCGCATGTTGAGCGGGTAATCATTAACCCACTTGCAGTTGTAGACAGCGTATGAACGGGAGTATGGCCGCGGAGGCGGCACGATGACCGAGTTCGTTCG
This sequence is a window from Halohasta litchfieldiae. Protein-coding genes within it:
- a CDS encoding SIMPL domain-containing protein; translation: MQRRQLLVGSGAVATAALAGCIGSAQTNESDSSRTLTVRKSGEVTAEPDQAVVHVSIEATGDDPAAIRDELSDRSQQLTDGLVTSGLDEAQITTGRFSIREDVDREPRPVDDTEPAASESTRYAGTHAFRIAVDDVESTGNVVDTAVESGADTIEWIEFTLSAERRAELRQEALDTALEAGRTEAEFVAGEVDRSVVDVQHVDTGDGGVSTVRQEFAMDEASGSGRSTELQPDDVTVHATAKITYTIE
- a CDS encoding DUF4397 domain-containing protein, whose product is MYHIETHNRRAVLKTAGSVAIIGSLAGCAGGEGQGNETNETNDSEMDDGNETNSSDEGMDNGSQMANVRVAHLAPDAPNVDVYVDDEAVLEDVSFSTISDYLELEAGTYDVQITEAGTEEAVYDESLEVEAANYTVAAVGEISEENQPFAVEVYEDDLSDPGESARLRGIHAAPDAPAVDIADEETGDLLFEDLAFGEDQTGDAPPGDYTLEIFPTGEDEDPVATFDASVEAGSVYTAFVVGYLEPDDAPADEELSVEVVEDSAGMDLGSEDGMGGNETDSENESS
- a CDS encoding HAD family hydrolase produces the protein MYDAVIFDNDGVLVSRTSYDVLHEATWAAFDAAGVSDPDPDDVKAMVVDVSSTEVEDVCARYGVDPETFWAQRDQLSSERQQTEACAGRKTPYEDLSALDRLSMPMGVVSSNQQATVDFLLSYFDLRPYFSVALGREPTPEALDRQKPDPYYLTQAVDALDADSALFVGDNDSDIAAANNAGLDSAFIRRPHRRSHDPSPRPTHIVEDLHDIVDLCRSATV
- a CDS encoding NAD(P)/FAD-dependent oxidoreductase, with the protein product MEADQPTHRLCVVGAGLAGVGVADRLRNQPIEVTILEKSRGVGGRAATRRKHGCHYDHGANYIKDPDGRTTELLHELGEEGLVDITEPVWTFDKHGEISPGDRREAHKWTWTEGITQFAKRLIARTDATVHNTTRVDSLAQTAAGWTLTDTDGDDHGPFENIVLTPPAPQTADLLASTSFADGSATDQLTEAVDAIRSVPFRTIRTVVLQYPFEIDRPYYALVNTDRAHPIGWLARESCKAGHVPDGQSLLIAQMAPDWSTNNYDVPLAKASEEVAGMVADLLDDDRLDEPEWVDDQGWRYALPNAGLDGEIVDPLREEGLFVAGDWLSGEGRAHEAYWSGVDTAEELLATR
- a CDS encoding DUF1405 domain-containing protein; translated protein: MGWIPSGRQLPSRDRLPRWLAPVPSVLETIGLRLVWLVVAINLAGTAFGFWYYFPQLSRTAPEMWIFVPDSPMATLFIAGAFALWAVDRSNDYLTALAFFGNIKLGLWTPWVLVIFADAFLEFTAPAMYAFLLVSHLAMVVQAFVLHRITDFPVAAVGLAVGWYTIDLTVDYFIPIVGEPHHTTIPVARGTEIAAGATAFQLAAWGAVVLTILPLFWALATRINKSEPADA
- a CDS encoding glycosyltransferase; translation: MKRLLTKGFETAGSAGVFLTLLLLGLYQGLQQTVLSLNLVWLSFEIVWMDAVATSIVFIGFVALSGGLLLREVWTPATNVSSRDDGPQLTAIIPVYRDGAVLHRSVESLKRANYENLEIVIACEPDDKETLAVAHELAGGAVSVIESRYPGSKSGAIQTAVEASIADSFAVFDADEIVDEDFLSAGMGALVDGGYDVFQGRRIPEPTGFVEALAYCERVMFHASYKIVEPSGFYNCRSSSTLFSREAFETVGGFDDLLTEDLAFAHKCFRHGLDVRQARNYTNVMEAPHTLADFWGQRKRWRIGQVEVLDATLRGRLTDGPLHRRVLSLGRMVTSLGGSIFTVVILSKWSLLVLTDAELFYLLPIVAVAVLAMGVGLADSRSGSIDSVVPITLCAPLVYPVFGLLSIKSILEYTVSWDGTWYHVEKTGS